The Trueperaceae bacterium genome contains a region encoding:
- the murA gene encoding UDP-N-acetylglucosamine 1-carboxyvinyltransferase: protein MTDSNDVMIIAGGKPLSGVLPVFRAKNSALYLMLASLLTDEEVVLEDVPRLADVLVLEELLRHVGVDTRWEGHTLRLHARSLRTCSAPYGLVSRMRASFVIMGALVARCGEATVPMPGGCAFGPRPVDRHIAAMRALGVIVDEDEGVFHARRPVRLEGRVAFEAPTVGGTQNVMLAAALADGDVVIENAALEPEVPDLANMLNAMGARIEGAGTRTITVHGVRRLSGVTFRPIPDRIEAGTYMLAAAATRGRVTLTDVEPEHLTAVIGALEESGVCVSVGEDELTVDATRGEPRPIDVRATEYPGVPTDLQAPFTAFLATVPGLSNLSDAVYPDRFTHVEELSRTGADLRLVDRTLEVRGGPLRGAAMHAADIRAGSALVIAALAAEGTSEIGGLRFLDRGYEALTERLGSLGAAVVRQGAPVPAAAAYGD, encoded by the coding sequence GTGACCGACTCGAACGACGTCATGATCATCGCAGGCGGCAAGCCCCTGTCCGGCGTGCTGCCCGTCTTCCGCGCGAAGAACTCGGCCCTCTACCTGATGCTCGCCTCCCTCCTCACCGACGAGGAGGTCGTCCTGGAGGACGTGCCGCGCCTCGCCGACGTGCTCGTGCTCGAGGAGCTGCTGCGCCACGTCGGCGTCGATACCCGCTGGGAGGGCCACACGCTGCGCCTGCACGCGCGCAGCCTCCGCACCTGCTCGGCGCCCTACGGCCTCGTCAGCCGGATGAGGGCGAGCTTCGTGATCATGGGCGCGCTCGTGGCGCGCTGCGGCGAGGCGACCGTGCCGATGCCCGGCGGCTGCGCCTTCGGCCCCCGCCCCGTGGACAGGCACATAGCCGCGATGCGCGCCCTGGGCGTGATCGTCGACGAGGACGAGGGCGTGTTCCACGCCCGGCGCCCCGTGCGCCTGGAGGGCCGCGTCGCCTTCGAGGCGCCCACGGTGGGCGGCACCCAGAACGTCATGCTGGCGGCGGCCCTGGCCGACGGGGACGTCGTGATCGAGAACGCCGCCCTCGAGCCCGAGGTACCCGACCTGGCGAACATGCTCAACGCCATGGGCGCCAGGATCGAGGGCGCCGGCACCCGCACGATCACGGTGCACGGCGTGCGCAGGCTCTCCGGCGTCACCTTCCGCCCGATCCCCGACCGCATCGAGGCCGGCACCTACATGCTGGCCGCGGCCGCGACGCGCGGGCGCGTGACGCTCACCGACGTGGAGCCCGAGCACCTCACCGCCGTCATCGGCGCGCTGGAGGAGTCCGGCGTGTGCGTGTCGGTGGGGGAGGACGAGCTCACCGTCGACGCCACGCGCGGCGAGCCGCGCCCCATAGACGTGCGCGCGACCGAGTACCCCGGCGTGCCCACCGACCTGCAGGCGCCGTTCACCGCCTTCCTGGCCACCGTGCCGGGGCTGTCGAACCTCTCCGACGCCGTCTACCCCGACCGCTTCACGCACGTCGAGGAGCTATCCCGTACCGGGGCCGACCTCAGGCTCGTCGACAGGACACTCGAGGTGCGCGGCGGGCCGCTCCGCGGCGCCGCGATGCACGCCGCCGACATCCGCGCCGGCAGCGCCCTCGTGATCGCCGCGCTCGCGGCCGAGGGCACGTCCGAGATCGGCGGGCTCAGGTTCCTCGACAGGGGCTACGAGGCCCTCACGGAGCGCCTCGGCTCGCTGGGGGCCGCGGTCGTGCGCCAGGGCGCGCCCGTGCCCGCGGCGGCGGCCTACGGCGACTGA